One region of Synechococcus elongatus PCC 11801 genomic DNA includes:
- the psbV gene encoding photosystem II cytochrome c-550, with amino-acid sequence MVFKTLRRTLWLTLAALLAVFQFNIGAAQAAELTAETRTVKLNPQGDNVTLSLKQVAEGKQLFAYACGQCHVGGITKTDPNVGLDPEALALATPPRDSIESLVDYLHNPTTYDGEREISELHPSTKSTDIFPKMRNLTEDDLVAISGHILLQPKVVGSKWGGGKIYY; translated from the coding sequence ATGGTTTTCAAGACGCTGAGAAGAACCCTCTGGCTGACTTTGGCGGCCCTGCTTGCCGTGTTTCAGTTCAATATTGGTGCCGCTCAGGCCGCTGAACTGACAGCAGAAACTCGCACAGTCAAGCTGAATCCCCAAGGCGACAATGTCACGTTGAGCCTGAAGCAGGTTGCTGAAGGTAAACAGCTGTTTGCCTATGCCTGCGGTCAATGCCATGTCGGTGGCATTACCAAGACTGACCCCAACGTTGGTCTTGATCCTGAGGCTTTGGCGCTGGCCACCCCGCCTCGCGATAGCATCGAAAGCCTGGTGGACTACCTGCACAACCCCACCACCTACGATGGTGAGCGCGAGATTTCAGAATTGCACCCCAGCACCAAGAGCACCGATATCTTCCCGAAAATGCGTAACCTGACGGAAGACGATTTGGTGGCGATCTCAGGTCACATCTTGCTCCAGCCGAAGGTGGTTGGCAGCAAGTGGGGCGGCGGCAAAATCTATTACTAA